A single genomic interval of Flavobacterium sp. N2820 harbors:
- a CDS encoding S8 family serine peptidase, with product MKNYYIKSLKIPLLIVISVLSSISFSQTKEQIQQITAEYDLKKGEELYLKVKKREEIQKKEAEIFSKQNNLPLFKKNSNGGFDQLMRIESGVPIYYSIENAAAATSSRVDFLRTGGGLGLNLTGTSMVPRIWDGGPINANHQEYVGRVTFGDGQTVTNTNSFHAIHVTGTVIASGVQTNARGMANTATARTFDWDNDESEAIAEAMNGMLLSNHSYGVPVASVSATPWYIGAYSQEAYNWDVISYSFPYYLPIMSAGNDGAATNPSPTTAGYDKLNGNKNAKNILTIANAQDATVNATTGAITGGAAINTSSSQGPSDDRRIKPDLTGNGTGLTSTGNGTGTGGGNTDYSSLSGTSMAAPNVTGTLTLIQQHYNNENGKFMRAATLKGLATHTATDRGRPGPDAQYGWGYLDAKSCAETITNNGLTSWISEETLSQGQTFTIQVVANGGAIPLLGSITWTDVPDVAKVNSGTLNESLPDLTNDLDIRITQGASTFYPWRLQSNATANATRTGDNEIDNVERINIDTPTAGAIYTITVTHKGTLADGPQRFSLVVTGITSNFSFKSTEDTKTICSNLGSEAFNFALTKTGGPNVNFTAQNVPTGANVIITPNSMSASGNFTVNVNNLTAVAAGTYEIEIVGNNGTETEIKKITLTVYHPNFSAYPQISNTPLDGATGVSTSPTFSWDANQNAETYNLQIATDPGFMTIMSNTIETLTSRTIGGLLSETVYYWRVIPLNRCGAGNASEVKSFQTGILDCSYSYTQGTNVAINNTVDNSGALALGAGWSVSTLNVPDNFTIGDVNLELLLQHTYIQDMTIYLEAPDFTFTVLAQEVCGNNDNINATFIDSGIAPNCTAAVPALTGDVLPQQPFTTYQNLNSNGTWTLYVNDAYNGDNGTIDSWTLNFCALAPITNVPSLTKSTITTLINTTYSVSNVDLEATTISQPAMDQVYTLVSPPSVGNLRLNTTNLTVGSTFTQNDINTGLLNYINSESSASTTSFKVDIKNSDNGWLPNEIISINIVECGDISTTWDGFSWSNGIPSKVSEVILNGNFSSAANLEACSVTINNGANVVFNAGHTLIVNGSVTVNTGGTLTINNNAAFRQIDNTAVNSGNIIVQRNSHPMIRQDYTAWSSPVAGQQLLAFSPNTVATRFYEYLYTGNTTPTAYQSVSPTTNFLIGKGYMIRVDNTWSSTIASAYNGQFIGIPINGIVNQSVGVGYNLLGNPYASPIDADAFLSDNASIGTLYFWTNTTAANAGTYPQNNFAAYTTLGGTAAFGSGIIPNGTIQTGQGFYVQASVADAIDFNNAQRVNASVSTQFFRTTNQVNSTISNEKHRIWFNLNDANTSYSQMLLGYMQGATNGFDNKIDGKVLDDTKSILFNIINTDKFVIQGRSLPFTDTDVVPLGLKVLNAGTYTISVENVDGLFTSQDVFIKDKYNNSVHDVKQTPYSFSTLEGTFMDRFEVVYKNTLSNEDFENQNGIIVYSNSNGISISASEKIKEVTVFDVLGRVLYHNSNINEKEYEVSKIPQTNQALLVKTILTTGQTETKKIVL from the coding sequence ATGAAAAATTATTACATTAAATCCTTAAAAATTCCATTATTAATAGTAATTTCTGTACTTTCTTCAATTTCTTTTAGTCAAACAAAAGAGCAAATTCAACAAATTACGGCAGAATACGACTTAAAAAAAGGAGAAGAATTGTATCTCAAGGTTAAAAAAAGAGAAGAAATTCAAAAAAAAGAAGCTGAAATTTTCTCAAAACAAAACAATTTACCTCTTTTTAAAAAAAATTCTAACGGTGGTTTTGATCAGTTGATGAGAATTGAATCTGGAGTTCCAATTTATTATTCGATTGAAAATGCCGCAGCTGCAACATCATCTCGCGTTGATTTTTTACGCACTGGCGGTGGTTTAGGTTTGAATTTAACGGGAACAAGTATGGTTCCTAGAATTTGGGATGGAGGACCAATTAATGCAAATCATCAAGAGTACGTTGGAAGAGTAACTTTTGGGGACGGACAAACAGTAACAAATACCAACAGTTTCCATGCTATACATGTAACTGGAACAGTTATAGCATCGGGTGTTCAAACGAATGCCAGAGGAATGGCTAATACGGCTACCGCAAGAACCTTTGATTGGGATAATGATGAATCTGAAGCTATAGCTGAGGCAATGAATGGAATGTTGTTGTCTAATCATTCTTATGGTGTTCCAGTGGCTAGTGTTTCAGCAACACCATGGTATATTGGAGCTTATTCACAAGAAGCCTACAATTGGGATGTTATTTCATATTCTTTTCCATACTATTTACCAATAATGTCTGCAGGAAATGATGGAGCTGCAACCAATCCAAGTCCAACAACCGCTGGTTATGATAAATTAAACGGAAACAAGAATGCTAAAAATATTCTTACCATTGCAAATGCTCAAGATGCAACTGTAAATGCAACAACTGGAGCAATAACTGGTGGTGCAGCAATAAATACGTCATCTAGTCAAGGACCATCAGATGATAGAAGAATAAAACCAGATTTAACAGGTAATGGTACAGGTTTAACCTCTACAGGTAACGGAACAGGAACAGGAGGAGGAAATACAGATTATTCCTCTCTTTCAGGAACTTCTATGGCTGCTCCAAATGTAACAGGAACTTTAACGTTAATACAACAACATTATAATAACGAAAACGGGAAGTTTATGAGGGCGGCAACGCTTAAAGGGTTGGCAACGCACACGGCAACTGACAGAGGAAGACCAGGTCCTGATGCACAATATGGCTGGGGCTATTTAGATGCGAAAAGCTGTGCAGAGACAATTACAAATAACGGTTTAACTTCTTGGATTTCTGAAGAGACTTTATCTCAAGGACAAACCTTTACAATACAAGTGGTGGCAAACGGAGGCGCAATTCCTTTATTAGGTTCGATAACATGGACAGATGTCCCAGATGTAGCGAAAGTAAATTCAGGAACTCTTAATGAATCATTACCAGATTTAACAAACGATTTGGATATTAGAATAACGCAAGGCGCTAGTACTTTTTATCCGTGGAGATTGCAAAGTAATGCAACAGCTAATGCAACAAGAACCGGAGATAATGAAATTGATAATGTAGAAAGAATTAATATTGATACTCCAACCGCTGGTGCAATATATACAATTACAGTAACTCATAAAGGAACTTTAGCAGATGGACCTCAAAGATTTTCTTTAGTAGTAACTGGAATTACTTCAAATTTTTCATTCAAATCAACAGAAGACACAAAAACAATTTGTTCTAATTTAGGAAGCGAAGCATTTAATTTTGCTTTGACAAAAACGGGTGGGCCCAATGTAAATTTTACAGCACAAAACGTTCCTACTGGTGCAAATGTTATAATTACACCGAACAGCATGAGTGCTTCAGGGAATTTTACAGTTAACGTAAATAATCTAACCGCTGTTGCTGCAGGCACTTACGAAATAGAAATCGTTGGAAACAATGGTACTGAAACCGAAATCAAAAAAATAACGTTAACAGTATATCATCCAAATTTTTCTGCATATCCACAAATCTCAAATACTCCTTTAGATGGTGCAACAGGTGTTTCAACTTCACCTACTTTTTCATGGGATGCAAATCAAAATGCAGAAACATATAATTTACAAATAGCTACAGATCCCGGTTTTATGACAATTATGAGCAACACCATAGAAACCCTTACAAGTAGAACTATTGGAGGGTTATTATCGGAAACTGTGTACTATTGGAGGGTAATTCCTTTAAATAGATGTGGGGCTGGAAATGCCTCGGAAGTTAAATCTTTTCAAACAGGAATTCTAGACTGCTCATATTCCTATACACAAGGAACAAATGTTGCTATTAATAATACAGTTGATAATTCGGGAGCATTAGCATTAGGTGCTGGATGGAGTGTTTCTACTTTAAATGTACCTGATAATTTTACTATTGGAGATGTAAACTTAGAGTTATTGTTACAACATACTTACATTCAAGACATGACAATCTATCTTGAGGCACCCGATTTTACCTTCACAGTTTTAGCACAAGAAGTTTGTGGAAATAATGATAATATAAACGCAACATTTATTGACTCTGGAATTGCTCCTAATTGTACCGCAGCTGTTCCCGCACTCACAGGAGATGTCTTGCCACAACAACCGTTTACCACTTATCAAAATTTAAATTCAAATGGTACTTGGACATTATATGTTAATGATGCTTATAACGGTGATAATGGAACAATAGATAGCTGGACTTTAAATTTTTGTGCTTTAGCGCCTATTACAAATGTTCCTTCACTTACTAAAAGCACAATAACTACGTTAATTAATACAACATATTCTGTTTCAAATGTTGACCTTGAAGCAACTACAATAAGCCAACCTGCAATGGATCAGGTATATACATTGGTTTCTCCTCCTAGTGTTGGAAATTTAAGGTTAAATACAACTAATTTAACTGTCGGAAGTACCTTTACACAAAATGATATAAACACGGGATTACTAAATTATATAAATTCAGAAAGCTCAGCATCAACTACTTCATTCAAAGTCGATATTAAAAATTCGGATAATGGTTGGTTGCCAAATGAAATAATTTCTATAAACATAGTTGAATGTGGCGATATTTCAACAACATGGGATGGTTTCTCATGGAGTAATGGAATTCCTTCAAAAGTTTCAGAGGTTATACTAAACGGAAATTTTTCTTCAGCAGCTAATTTAGAAGCTTGTTCAGTTACCATTAACAATGGTGCTAATGTCGTTTTCAATGCTGGGCATACGTTAATCGTAAATGGTAGCGTTACCGTGAACACTGGTGGAACTTTAACAATTAATAATAATGCGGCTTTTCGCCAAATCGACAATACCGCTGTGAATAGTGGAAATATCATTGTACAAAGAAATTCACATCCAATGATTCGTCAAGACTATACCGCTTGGTCATCGCCTGTTGCAGGTCAACAATTATTAGCCTTTTCTCCAAATACTGTGGCTACTAGATTTTATGAATATCTTTATACAGGAAACACCACGCCAACAGCTTATCAATCGGTTAGTCCAACAACTAATTTCTTGATTGGAAAAGGTTATATGATCCGTGTTGATAATACATGGTCATCAACCATAGCCTCAGCATATAATGGTCAATTTATAGGAATTCCAATTAACGGAATTGTGAATCAAAGTGTAGGAGTAGGATATAATTTATTAGGAAATCCATATGCTTCCCCAATTGATGCAGATGCTTTCTTGTCTGATAATGCAAGTATTGGGACACTATATTTTTGGACAAATACAACTGCTGCAAATGCGGGTACATATCCTCAAAACAACTTTGCTGCTTATACAACTTTAGGAGGAACTGCTGCTTTTGGAAGTGGTATAATTCCAAATGGAACTATTCAAACGGGACAAGGTTTTTATGTGCAGGCCAGTGTGGCAGATGCAATTGATTTTAATAATGCACAACGTGTAAATGCATCGGTAAGCACTCAGTTTTTTAGAACTACAAATCAAGTAAATTCAACCATTTCTAATGAAAAACACAGAATTTGGTTCAATTTAAACGATGCAAATACATCGTATAGTCAAATGTTGTTAGGGTACATGCAAGGCGCAACAAATGGTTTTGATAATAAGATCGATGGAAAAGTATTAGATGATACAAAATCTATACTATTCAATATTATAAATACAGATAAATTCGTGATTCAGGGAAGAAGTTTGCCGTTTACAGATACAGATGTGGTTCCTTTAGGATTAAAAGTATTAAATGCAGGCACTTACACTATTTCTGTTGAAAATGTTGACGGATTATTTACATCGCAAGATGTATTCATTAAAGATAAATACAATAACAGTGTGCACGATGTAAAGCAAACGCCATATTCGTTTTCAACACTAGAAGGAACATTTATGGACCGATTTGAAGTTGTTTACAAGAATACTTTATCAAATGAAGATTTTGAAAATCAAAACGGAATCATAGTATATTCAAATTCCAACGGAATTTCAATTTCAGCTTCAGAAAAAATTAAAGAAGTAACTGTTTTTGATGTGTTAGGTAGAGTTTTATACCACAACAGTAACATCAATGAAAAAGAATATGAAGTTTCTAAAATACCTCAAACAAATCAAGCATTACTTGTGAAAACTATATTAACAACCGGTCAAACGGAAACCAAAAAAATAGTGCTCTAA
- a CDS encoding RagB/SusD family nutrient uptake outer membrane protein, with the protein MKRIKLFGISIFLLAGISACTDDLNTEPKVQLSLEQLLQQDPNAIEGIMSKLYGSFALSGPNGPGSSDISDDPGESPFLRGIVNLQDFTADGMKNRWGDDGLDQLTTTSNWDENNKFFRYLYNRAYYTIPQCNNLINILGSVDVANEEQVLSEIRFLRSLSYYYLIDCFGKGVLATENNFGETSPLPEASRIELFNYVESELLAIENTLPNTNSYGRANKSVARMLLAKLYLNAEVYTGTARYTEALTFTKKVIDEGGYSLAPNFVSMFSGDNNSSSEVIYPLIADPLVSQSFGNTTYIVNGSLNSATMTLSSYGATEGWGGHRATKAWYGLFGNLGTSTDDRAQLFWTAGHTYEMTDYKEWTNGYPSIKFRNSNFIGATTPTGFSGTDFPLFRLADAYLMYAECVVRGAAGGTINQAVDYVNDVRERSNAAVITAGDLDLDFIIDERGRELNLEGHRRSDLIRFGMFTGGSYLWPWKGNTLNGTSIPSTYKLFPIPVQALQANPNLTQNPGY; encoded by the coding sequence ATGAAAAGAATTAAATTATTTGGAATAAGCATTTTTTTACTGGCTGGTATTTCGGCTTGTACAGATGACTTAAACACAGAGCCAAAAGTTCAATTGTCATTAGAACAATTGCTTCAGCAAGACCCTAATGCCATAGAAGGTATTATGTCAAAATTGTATGGTTCATTTGCATTGTCTGGACCTAATGGCCCGGGAAGTTCTGATATTAGTGATGATCCAGGAGAGTCTCCTTTCTTGAGAGGAATTGTAAATCTTCAAGATTTCACTGCAGACGGAATGAAAAACAGATGGGGTGATGATGGTTTAGATCAGTTGACAACTACATCTAATTGGGATGAAAACAATAAGTTTTTCAGATATCTTTATAATCGTGCATATTATACTATACCGCAATGTAATAATTTGATTAACATTCTAGGTTCGGTTGATGTAGCAAATGAAGAACAAGTTTTGTCAGAAATTAGATTTTTAAGATCATTATCTTATTATTATTTAATAGACTGTTTCGGAAAAGGAGTATTGGCAACTGAAAATAATTTTGGTGAAACAAGTCCATTACCAGAAGCTTCAAGAATTGAACTTTTTAATTATGTTGAAAGCGAATTATTAGCTATTGAAAATACATTACCTAATACTAATTCATACGGTAGAGCAAATAAATCTGTTGCAAGAATGTTATTAGCAAAATTATATTTGAATGCAGAAGTTTATACAGGTACGGCAAGATATACTGAAGCATTAACTTTTACTAAAAAAGTTATTGATGAAGGAGGATATAGTCTAGCTCCGAATTTTGTTAGTATGTTTTCAGGTGATAATAATTCTTCAAGTGAGGTTATTTATCCATTAATTGCAGATCCTTTAGTTAGTCAAAGTTTTGGGAATACTACTTACATCGTTAATGGAAGTTTAAATTCGGCTACAATGACTTTAAGCAGCTATGGTGCTACCGAAGGTTGGGGTGGACATAGAGCAACAAAAGCATGGTATGGTTTGTTTGGAAATCTAGGAACTTCAACTGATGATAGAGCGCAATTGTTTTGGACAGCTGGTCATACATACGAAATGACAGATTACAAGGAATGGACTAATGGATACCCTTCTATAAAATTTAGAAACTCAAATTTTATAGGCGCTACAACTCCAACAGGATTTTCTGGAACAGATTTTCCATTATTCCGTTTAGCAGATGCTTATTTAATGTATGCTGAATGTGTTGTTAGAGGAGCTGCTGGGGGAACAATTAATCAAGCTGTTGATTATGTAAATGATGTTAGAGAAAGATCAAATGCTGCAGTTATTACAGCAGGAGATTTAGATCTTGACTTTATTATAGATGAAAGAGGGAGAGAATTAAATCTTGAAGGACATAGAAGAAGTGACTTAATTCGTTTTGGTATGTTCACAGGCGGTTCTTATTTATGGCCTTGGAAAGGAAATACATTAAATGGAACTTCCATTCCAAGTACTTATAAGTTATTTCCTATTCCTGTTCAAGCATTACAAGCTAATCCAAATCTAACTCAAAATCCAGGTTATTAA
- a CDS encoding SusE domain-containing protein, giving the protein MKKILKLSTLAFLLIASVSCENDDQRIASPTGGPELLTPINGSSYVLNPAIGSNEVTTLVWNHADYSVQTEVNYDVEVALAGTEFSTIVAAGSSTNRFIVWTHEALNAVALEAGLTPYTAGDLDVRIKSSLGTNSEMIGYSNTVTITITPYTTDLPKIAVPGNHQGWSPSTAPLLAASGFGQTDYEGYVALDGEFKFVGPNSSGVYDWGNDDWGDDGTFSGMLALTGESNCTAVAGYYKINANTTTLTYTTTLTTWGVLGSATAPVTGGDGWANDADLTYDAGTKKWSVIINLVGGQEIKFRANNDWGLNYGDNGADGSLEEGGTNIAVPSTGSYLLELDLSNPRAYTYTLTPQ; this is encoded by the coding sequence ATGAAAAAAATATTAAAATTATCAACATTAGCATTTTTATTAATTGCAAGTGTATCATGTGAAAATGATGATCAAAGAATTGCTTCTCCAACAGGAGGGCCAGAATTGTTAACTCCAATTAATGGTAGTTCATACGTTTTAAATCCTGCTATCGGTTCAAATGAAGTTACTACACTTGTTTGGAATCATGCAGATTATAGTGTTCAAACGGAGGTTAATTATGATGTTGAAGTAGCATTAGCTGGTACTGAATTTTCAACAATAGTAGCTGCAGGTTCATCTACAAATAGATTTATTGTTTGGACGCATGAAGCATTAAATGCTGTTGCATTGGAAGCAGGATTGACTCCTTATACTGCAGGAGATTTAGATGTTAGAATTAAATCTTCATTAGGGACTAATAGTGAAATGATTGGATATTCAAATACAGTAACTATTACAATAACACCATACACAACTGATTTACCTAAAATTGCAGTACCTGGAAATCATCAAGGTTGGAGCCCATCAACAGCACCTTTATTGGCTGCATCTGGATTTGGACAAACAGACTATGAAGGTTATGTTGCATTAGATGGTGAGTTTAAATTTGTAGGACCTAACAGTTCTGGGGTATATGACTGGGGTAATGACGATTGGGGTGATGACGGAACTTTTTCTGGAATGTTAGCGCTTACTGGAGAGTCAAATTGTACAGCTGTTGCTGGGTATTATAAAATCAATGCAAATACAACTACGTTAACTTATACAACTACTTTGACTACATGGGGTGTATTAGGTTCAGCTACTGCTCCGGTTACAGGTGGTGATGGTTGGGCAAATGATGCTGACTTAACTTATGATGCAGGTACAAAAAAATGGTCTGTAATTATTAATTTAGTTGGTGGTCAAGAAATTAAATTTAGAGCTAATAACGATTGGGGACTAAATTATGGTGATAATGGAGCAGATGGTTCTCTTGAAGAAGGTGGAACAAATATTGCTGTTCCTTCTACAGGTAGTTATCTTTTAGAATTAGATTTATCTAATCCAAGAGCATACACGTACACGTTAACACCTCAATAA
- a CDS encoding alpha-amylase family glycosyl hydrolase → MKKTLLYILIFISSCVTQAQVTITPSSFNVGDPITITVSTAAQSCNLIGTSPTKVYMHAGIGDDSNAFGFGVVGNWGQDDSVGLMTNNGNGTWSITLTPSVYFGLNATQQANATKLGMVFRNANGSQTLKLPPSCGDFIFNVGTFQVNLTSPANNSATIMNAGGNLTISATNTGGSAVYNLKANGISINTNTTSNYSFNHTNITANTSYELEVTLGGSTITRRFSVIVNPAVVSQAIPVGLENGINYNSSDNTKATLVLEAPGKDFVYVAGSFNNWNPDSNYSMKKDPSNGKFWLELTGLTAGVNYSYQYWVVDQTPIANSPALVKTADPCSTTVLSFYDDQWIPSTTYPNLPAFPTTSAQEREVTLLKTGQAPYNWVSTSFTKPNKDKLVIYELLIRDFDANRNYQDVINRIQYFKDLGINAIQLMPIMEFEGNESWGYNTAFHMALDKFYGTPEKFKELVDVCHQNGIAVILDIAFNHAFGRNPLIRMWMNDPEGDGWGSPSVENPYFNTTARHSYSVGDDFNHSSTLTRNYVKQTIKHWITEYKIDGFRWDLTKGFTQNCSAGDDGCTNAYQQDRIDVLKEYADYSWTLDNDHYVIFEHLGSDAEEQQWANYRIGEGKGIMMWGEMFAQYKELAMGFASQNISRMSHTSRGFTGKRLIGYPESHDKDRMMYEAITYGNGAGTFPVNGNLTNALNRMGAIGATSILVPGPKMIWHFAELGNNQSIYTCDNGTVNDESATTPGDCKLSTKEQVQWTQNWLSDPRRTSILSDWSKMIKLKTTEPVFMGDHSISPDANNVKQRIYIYNNSFPTTQLRNVVVLANFSVANLTINPNFPTDVYTYPMTWYDLMDNNTPVVITSPTALITVNSGRFRVFGNQPSSTLSNADFDTSSKEILIYPNPAKTSFSISKEANLIEIYTLTGQLVNAVEKIQIDQQVNIDNLQTGIYIIKIVDYNGLSQTKKLIKE, encoded by the coding sequence ATGAAAAAAACCCTACTATATATTTTAATTTTTATTTCAAGTTGTGTAACTCAAGCACAAGTAACCATTACACCAAGTAGTTTTAATGTTGGCGATCCAATCACTATTACCGTTTCAACAGCAGCCCAATCTTGTAATTTAATAGGAACATCTCCAACAAAAGTGTATATGCACGCAGGAATTGGAGATGACTCTAATGCATTCGGTTTTGGAGTTGTTGGAAATTGGGGTCAAGATGACAGTGTGGGTTTAATGACCAATAATGGGAATGGTACTTGGAGTATAACTTTAACACCAAGTGTTTACTTTGGATTAAATGCAACTCAACAGGCAAATGCCACCAAACTTGGAATGGTTTTTAGAAATGCTAACGGAAGTCAAACTTTAAAGTTACCACCATCTTGTGGAGATTTTATTTTTAATGTTGGTACTTTTCAAGTTAATCTAACTAGTCCAGCTAATAATAGTGCAACTATCATGAATGCTGGAGGTAATTTAACTATTTCTGCAACAAATACAGGAGGAAGTGCAGTTTACAATTTGAAGGCTAATGGCATTAGTATCAATACGAATACTACCTCAAATTATTCTTTTAATCATACAAACATAACAGCTAACACAAGTTATGAGTTAGAAGTAACATTAGGAGGTTCAACAATCACAAGGAGATTCTCTGTAATCGTTAATCCTGCAGTAGTTAGTCAGGCAATTCCAGTAGGTCTGGAAAATGGAATTAATTATAATTCTTCAGATAATACAAAGGCGACTTTAGTTTTAGAAGCACCAGGAAAAGACTTTGTTTATGTTGCTGGAAGTTTCAATAACTGGAACCCAGACAGCAATTATTCTATGAAAAAAGATCCTTCAAACGGAAAATTTTGGTTAGAACTCACAGGTTTAACCGCTGGAGTAAATTATTCATATCAATATTGGGTTGTAGATCAAACACCAATTGCAAATTCACCTGCTTTAGTCAAAACAGCAGATCCTTGTTCTACCACTGTGTTGTCTTTTTATGATGACCAATGGATACCTAGTACTACTTATCCTAATTTACCAGCTTTTCCAACTACCTCAGCGCAAGAAAGAGAAGTTACATTATTAAAAACGGGACAAGCACCATACAATTGGGTTTCAACAAGTTTTACAAAACCAAATAAAGATAAGTTAGTAATTTATGAATTATTGATTCGTGACTTTGATGCAAACCGAAATTACCAAGATGTCATAAATCGCATTCAGTATTTTAAAGATTTAGGAATTAACGCTATTCAATTAATGCCAATTATGGAGTTTGAAGGGAATGAAAGTTGGGGATATAATACCGCTTTTCATATGGCCTTAGACAAATTCTATGGAACTCCAGAAAAATTTAAAGAGTTGGTAGATGTCTGTCATCAAAATGGAATTGCAGTAATATTAGATATCGCTTTTAATCACGCTTTCGGAAGAAATCCATTGATAAGAATGTGGATGAACGATCCTGAAGGTGACGGCTGGGGAAGCCCTAGTGTAGAAAATCCATATTTTAATACAACAGCAAGACACAGTTATAGTGTTGGGGATGATTTTAATCATTCTTCTACTTTAACTAGAAATTATGTCAAACAAACCATTAAACATTGGATAACAGAATATAAAATTGATGGTTTTAGATGGGATTTGACCAAAGGATTTACTCAAAATTGTTCTGCAGGAGATGATGGTTGTACAAATGCATACCAACAAGACCGTATTGATGTGTTAAAAGAATATGCAGATTATTCTTGGACTTTAGACAATGATCATTATGTGATTTTTGAACATTTAGGCTCTGATGCAGAAGAACAACAATGGGCAAATTATAGAATTGGTGAAGGAAAAGGAATTATGATGTGGGGAGAAATGTTTGCACAATACAAAGAACTTGCAATGGGATTTGCTTCACAAAATATTTCAAGAATGTCGCACACAAGTCGAGGTTTTACTGGAAAAAGACTTATTGGTTATCCAGAAAGCCATGATAAAGATAGAATGATGTATGAGGCAATTACTTATGGTAATGGAGCAGGAACATTTCCTGTTAATGGAAATTTGACAAATGCGTTAAACAGAATGGGAGCAATTGGAGCAACAAGTATTTTAGTTCCTGGCCCAAAAATGATTTGGCATTTTGCGGAATTAGGAAATAACCAATCAATCTACACTTGTGATAATGGAACTGTAAATGATGAAAGCGCAACTACACCAGGGGATTGTAAATTATCTACTAAAGAACAAGTTCAATGGACACAAAATTGGTTATCTGATCCTAGAAGAACTTCTATTTTAAGTGATTGGTCAAAAATGATTAAACTTAAAACAACAGAGCCTGTGTTTATGGGAGATCACTCCATTAGCCCAGATGCAAATAATGTAAAGCAAAGAATTTATATTTATAATAATTCTTTTCCAACAACTCAATTGAGAAATGTTGTTGTACTTGCAAATTTTTCAGTGGCAAACTTAACCATAAATCCAAATTTTCCAACGGATGTTTATACTTATCCAATGACTTGGTATGATTTAATGGATAATAACACTCCAGTGGTAATAACAAGCCCAACAGCTTTAATAACTGTAAATTCAGGAAGATTTAGAGTGTTTGGTAACCAGCCATCATCTACATTAAGCAATGCTGATTTTGACACAAGTTCAAAGGAAATTTTGATTTACCCAAATCCTGCAAAAACTAGTTTTTCAATTTCTAAAGAGGCTAATCTAATTGAAATTTACACGCTTACAGGGCAATTGGTAAACGCTGTTGAAAAAATTCAAATTGATCAACAGGTAAATATTGACAATTTACAAACAGGAATTTATATTATAAAAATAGTTGATTATAACGGTCTAAGCCAAACAAAGAAATTAATAAAAGAATAA